Below is a window of Halomicrobium mukohataei DSM 12286 DNA.
GTCGTCGGCGGCGCGGCGGCCGATATCACCGGGAGCGGCGAGGAGACCGGGATGGTCGTCGCGAACCTCCAACTGGACTTCGAGCGCCCGATCCGACTGGCAGACGAGGTCACGGTCGGCGTCCGCGTCCCGCGCCTCGGCGAGAAGAGCTTCCCCTTCGAGTACGAGATCCGGACCGCCGACGGCGAGGTGGCCGCGACCGGAGAGACGACGATGGTCGCCTACGACCGCGGGCAGGGTTCGTCGGTCCCGATCCCCGACAGCTGGCGCGAATCGATCGGCGAGTTCGAGGGGCTCTAGGGTTCGAGGACGCGCTCGGTGCCGTCCGTCCCGTGGATGGTCACCGCGTGGTTCGTGTGTCTGACGTGAGTGTGGGCCCACCGCTTTGCCCCACCTTCTTCGATCCGTTCGACCGTCTCCGGACAGTGGCGACACTCGACGCGCCACGTCGCGACGCCGTCGGGGAAGTGGCCGGTGTGATGGCGATGGTCCAGCGCGAACTGCTCGAAGGCCTGGTTGCCGACGGCGTCCAGTTCCTCGCCGAGGTCCCATTCGCGGCCACACCGCCGGCAGCTGATCGTCGGGTCGTTCGACGGCGGTTCGGTGTCGTCGGGTCCGTTCACGGGCCGCCGTTCGGCGGGTAGCGTCATCAACCCCCCGCTCCGGGACCGACGGGGACATGGGGACGGAGCGCGTTGTCGGCGTATGGACGAGCGGTCGAGTCGCTTTCGGGTCTATCGGGTCGTCGAGGCAGTCCCCCACATCAACCTCTTCGACACCGACGGGACGCGACTCTACACGACCTACCAGCAGGGATACGGGGAACGACAGCCCGCGATCGACGGGCTCGAAACGGGCGACCTGATCGAAGGGAGGGTCGCCGGAGATCCCACGGACGAGGAGGAGGCCTGGACGCTGCGCGAGTTCGATCGGATCGACGGCGTCGATATGGGGTTCGCCACCGACGTGGAGCTTCCCCAGATCGCCAGAGAGACCTGGGACACGCAGAGCCGTGGGCCGGCACACAGCGTGATCGAAGCGGACGGGCAGCCGGTCGGGGAGTGCTGGGTGCAGCCCCGCAGTCCACTGCCCGGCGGGAGTTTCGTGCCGTCGGTACTGGCCGGGCTGCTCCCGATGGAAGAGAAGCTGACGACCGTCGTGAGCGCCGACGCGCCGACGACCGACGCCGTCTTCCTCGACCCCGATCCGGTCGACGCCGCGTCGTTCAGCCAGCCCTACGGCGTCTTGCTCCTGTTCTCCGAACGGGCCGGCGCGCGTCGAGAGCGGTATCGCGAGCGCTTCGACTGCCCGCGCGGGACCGACAGCCGGCCCGAATACGACCCGTACGATCCCTCTACCGGCGGTTTCGGGCCGTAACGCGACGCCGCAGAGAAGAGCTCATCGGCTCGCTCCGAGCCGTTCAGAGGACCGCCGGAGATACTGCGGAAACCGGTAGATACACACCCTTAACAGAGAGAGGTTGTACTGACTAGTATGGACAGCACCAACGGCAGAGATATCCTCGGACACGTGCTGGTACCGGTCGCTACCGACGACGACGCGTTGGCGACGGCGAGAGCGCTCGAACCGTACGATCCAGACGACGTGACGGCGCTGCACGTCGTGGAGAAAGGTGATGGTGTGCCGGACAAGACGTCCGTCGAACAGTCCGAAGAGGTGGCCGAAGCGTCGTACGCCGCCGTCCGGTCGGTGTTCCCCGACGCCGACGAGCACACTGCCTACGGACGGGACGTGGTCCAAGCGATCTTCGCGGCCGCCGACGAGGTCGATGCCACCTCGATCGCCTATCGGTCCCGGGGCGGAAACCGACTCATGCAGTTTCTCTCCGGCGATGTGTCGCTGAAGCTGGTGACGAAGGCGACACGTCCCGTCATCGCCCTGCCACACAACGATGAGTGAGGAAGAACTCGCCAAAGACCTCGGACCGCTGGCCGCCCTGACGATCGGCGTCGGGACGATGATCGGCGCGGGCATCTTCGTGCTCCCCGGAGAGGCGATTCTCAAGTCCGGGTCGCTCGCGCCGGTCGCGTTCGTTTTGGGCGGTGTCATCGCGATGTTTACGGCGCTGTCGGCGAGTGAACTCGGCACCGCGATGCCCCGATCCGGCGGGGCCTACTACTACGTCAACCACGCCCTCGGTCCGCTGTTCGGCTCGGTCGCCGGCTGGGCGAACTGGCTCGGGCTCGCCTTCGCCAGCGCGTTCTACATGGTCGGCTTCGGGCGGTACATCGCT
It encodes the following:
- a CDS encoding acyl-CoA thioesterase; its protein translation is MSFEFTTTVDVRYNDLDTYGHVNNALYGTYVEEARVDYLETVVGGAAADITGSGEETGMVVANLQLDFERPIRLADEVTVGVRVPRLGEKSFPFEYEIRTADGEVAATGETTMVAYDRGQGSSVPIPDSWRESIGEFEGL
- a CDS encoding universal stress protein — encoded protein: MDSTNGRDILGHVLVPVATDDDALATARALEPYDPDDVTALHVVEKGDGVPDKTSVEQSEEVAEASYAAVRSVFPDADEHTAYGRDVVQAIFAAADEVDATSIAYRSRGGNRLMQFLSGDVSLKLVTKATRPVIALPHNDE